A DNA window from Anastrepha obliqua isolate idAnaObli1 chromosome 5, idAnaObli1_1.0, whole genome shotgun sequence contains the following coding sequences:
- the LOC129247316 gene encoding alpha-glucosidase-like, whose product MNTMGISTDPTLLDVELPATLIESPSVSTFLPEEEASICPLLSTTNGTSTPVTFSHPLTPCIDNDSTASANLCNEDADAKVETSSSSGSSSGIGMDAQDTAATTLFHKPLAYQHLQVNNGGALQDSNIANGTLSKDTPSFVSWNWPLIRKCTFFVFMSSLLGMCAVVVAMIIMLPKTCNPKTAWYHGSVFYEIFPASFQDSNNDGIGDLRGIAQRADYLASLGVKAIRLNSIFQSTHYPDDFEHPTSVFEVANVLGNAQDVQQLAEALHERQIFLLLDLPIGAFIQQLDEATTTAPVSLTEAVTKQANNESDSTGSTITTAKKTVTLSAVSSAGNVFSAAILKWLQLGVDGFYLKGLENFVDDVRLLANLHEWKQLVGANRILIANEAFIQELNPALRSLALHHLDLVDMHLDVLNGTRHLEKHLNNIFSGPLAPTEHGPWLHWSIGGVDKQRFTRYGQSRNITLAATIMQLMLPGTPNIFYGDEIALEAITDRHNEHNETKHLHHLSTMEWLNTTKQFTNRETLPWLPHTAHYSLENFKTVMKMIELRNRSPSLYKNAICKPEKTLSNTEIRCSNDDILVVERVYPRRNSFVSVSNFGQKRVSMDMTAMYFSGVKMLANDQSEKIYFSNFEIGPWETIVVRLDK is encoded by the exons ATGAACACGATGGGTATATCTACGGATCCCACATTGCTCGATGTGGAATTGCCTGCAACTCTCATTGAATCACCTTCAGTGTCGACATTTCTGCCAGAAGAGGAGGCTTCCATATGCCCACTATTGTCCACAACAAATGGCACTTCAACGCCGGTCACCTTTTCACATCCGCTGACACCTTGCATAGACAATGACAGCACAGCCTCAGCTAATTTGTGCAATGAAGATGCAGACGCCAAGGTCGAGACAAGTTCATCGTCGGGCAGTAGCTCCGGTATTGGAATGGATGCGCAAGATACAGCGGCCACAACGCTTTTTCACAAGCCTCTTGCCTATCAACATTTACAAGTCAACAATGGAGGTGCTCTGCAG gACTCCAATATCGCAAATGGCACTCTATCGAAGGATACACCGTCCTTTGTTTCCTGGAACTGGCCCTTGATACGCAAATGCACTTTCTTTGTCTTCATGTCCAGCTTATTGGGTATGTGCGCAGTCGTGGTGGCAATGATTATCATGTTGCCGAAGACCTGTAATCCAAA AACGGCTTGGTATCACGGTAGTGTCTTTTACGAGATCTTTCCTGCCAGTTTTCAGGACTCCAACAACGATGGCATTGGGGATTTACGTGGCATTGCTCAGCGAGCGGACTACTTGGCCTCATTGGGTGTGAAAGCCATACGCTTAAACTCAATATTTCAGTCAACTCATTATCCCGATGATTTTGAGCATCCCACCTCTGTCTTCGAGGTAGCTAATGTTTTAGGCAATGCACAAGATGTTCAACAACTGGCAGAAGCACTACACGAACGTCAGATCTTCTTGCTGCTTGACCTACCGATCGGTGCATTTATTCAACAACTGGATGAGGCCACTACGACTGCACCAGTCTCATTGACTGAGGCCGTGACAAAGCAAGCAAATAACGAGTCTGACAGCACGGGCTCCACTATcacaacagcaaaaaaaacgGTCACCTTATCCGCCGTCTCATCAGCTGGCAATGTATTCAGCGCTGCCATACTGAAATGGTTGCAACTAGGTGTGGATGGCTTTTATCTTAAAGGTTTGGAGAATTTCGTGGATGACGTTCGCTTGTTAGCAAATTTGCATGAGTGGAAGCAGCTTGTCGGCGCCAACCGCATTCTAATTGCTAACGAAGCTTTCATTCAAGAATTGAATCCTGCATTGCGTTCATTGGCACTGCATCATCTGGATCTGGTGGATATGCATTTGGATGTGCTAAATGGCACACGGCACTTGGAAAAGCacctcaataatatttttagcgGGCCACTTGCGCCTACCGAACATGGCCCATGGCTACATTGGTCCATCGGCGGTGTGGATAAACAGCGTTTTACTCGCTATGGGCAGAGTAGAAATATAACTTTGGCTGCGACCATCATGCAGCTCATGCTGCCAGGTACACCAAATATCTTCTACGGTGACGAAATTGCATTGGAGGCTATCACCGATCGGCACAATGAACATAATGAAACTAAACACCTTCACCATCTGTCCACTATGGAATGGCTAAACACCACAAAACAGTTTACGAATCGTGAAACTTTACCTTGGCTGCCACATACGGCGCACTACAGcctagaaaacttcaaaacggtGATGAAAATGATCGAATTACGAAATCGTTCGCCGTCGTTGTATAAAAATGCCATCTGCAAGCCCGAGAAGACCCTGTCTAACACGGAAATACGTTGCAGCAACGACGACATCTTAGTGGTTGAGCGCGTGTACCCGCGTCGGAACTCGTTTGTTTCCGTGTCGAATTTCGGTCAGAAGCGTGTGTCCATGGACATGACTGCCATGTACTTCAGTGGAGTAAAAATGCTTGCCAATGATCAAAgcgaaaaaatttacttttcaaaCTTCGAGATTGGTCCATGGGAGACAATAGTTGTCAGACTAGATAAGTGA